One Aegilops tauschii subsp. strangulata cultivar AL8/78 chromosome 2, Aet v6.0, whole genome shotgun sequence genomic window, TAGCTTTTCGAACGAAAACCACAGCCTACCACACACAACTTCATTCTTTTACATCATTTCAACCTCAAGTTTTTTTTCCATGTTTAATACACATCATTGGAAGTCCCATGCTCAATTTCGGCCACTTTTTGAGTTTGTTTGATATTTTCGATGCATTAACTCATTTTCTAGCCATTACAAAGGGCAAAACGCTTTTCGGTTCCAAATAACGTGCAAACGAGCTCGAAAATggatgaaatttggcatggtgtcTTCAAAGGACCACTGTAATGTGTGCTTAAAATTTGAGAGCATTACGaaaaaaacttgatgcacttcatgtacaaactgaaCCCTATCTGACTAAGTGTCAATGTTGCAAACGAAACCTACAACCTACCACACACAACTTCATTCTTTTACATCATTTTAACCTCAAACTTTTTCTATGTTTAATACACACCATTGAAAGTCTCATGCGCGAACTTGGCCACTATTCGGGTTTAGtaaatatgatttttttcaagCATTTTTCTTACTAGTTATATATGTGGTGGGCCCTCCAGTACGCCCGCCACTTCTAACTTGTGGAAATTCTAGAAAATTTTGGCGCGGGTTAGCGAAAAAATTCTGTGGCGGGGAAACATTTTGCCCGCCGTTGGTGCATGACAAACCTGTGGTGTGTCACCCGCCACTACTGCTTTTAGCTCACGACTAAATTTGTAAAACTTTAGGAGTGGCGGGCACTTATATTTGCCTGCCATTGCTTTCCACGTAGCAGCGGTCGACACCATTTCTTACCCGCCACTGCtagtttttgaaaaaaaaactatgGCGGGTTACTTTCCTCGCCTGCCACAAATTTCAGCCACCTATAAGCCTTTTTCCAGTAGCGTTACATTTGGCATAGAAATATAAACTAATCTAAGCCCGCGAGGACACAACCTCGTCAGACATATTTGAGTGGGTATCCTCTACGTCGGTTGGAGCGGTTGGGGCCGGAGCGGTGACTGGTGCAGTGGGGAGTGGAGCGGCGACTGGTGCGGCCGCGACGATTTTGGCTTCTTCTTTGGCATAGAAGCGGGCGTCACCGCTGCTCATACTAGCCACCTTCTTCTATGACACCCGCCGCAACCTTGGTTTGGGCCTTGTGACAGGCGGCGAGCGCCTCCTTCTCGTTTGCACATGGCATGATGAGAAGCACGCAACTCCAAGTTAATCCGCATGGAGTGAGGAGCGGTGAGTGCCTCCTCCTTGTTTGCTTCAGCGGCCACATGGGCGACGTGCGCCTCCTTCCCCTTGGTGTCTTCCTCTGAACGACGACGACATGAGCGCAACATTTGGTGGGAGGGCGGGTTGCTGTGAGGGTTGTTGTGGGGGCTGTCCGGGGAGATACGGCCTCCCGAGCTTGCGCAACGGAGATGATGAGGATGTGGCGAGGGAAGGATCGTGGCGGCGACGCGGATGGGCGGGAATGGGAAATTAGGTGGCGCTAGGGTTTTTTGGGAGGGGGGAGGGTGGTCGCCTGCCTAGTTTTATTTGGCTCTGAGCTGTTGGAATCCGAGGTGGCGGACGCCCGAACTTTTATAGACCACCCCTTCACATGGGGCTAGATTGAGAGATTTTGAACGTCCAGATCGATCCGACCCAATATGAAATCCGCGTCGGAGCCATAAAAATGGCTGAACCGTCGGGTCCAGACATACAGGGAAGAATGAGCTTCTGCGTTGGAGATGCTTTAGTGTAACTAAAAAATCTGGCAGTATTTCTTTCGTATAGATACTGCCTAGCTATACTAGGACAACATGTACCAGCGGGGGGATTTACCTCTGGTGAATGATCGGCTACCAATCCCCAAGCCACGTGCAAGCCCCAACTAGTAATTTTTTACAGTCAAATCCCAAGTAGTTACTGCACACACACGATGCTTATGTTAGGTTAATCATTTGCTTTGCTCAGTCAAGTACACGTCGAGCCATGCATCGGAACTTGCTCAAGGAAATCAGATCAGCCCAGTGCCAATCATGCCCGTCTATTCTGTTCACGGCGATGTTCAAGTGTACGTACCACTGGTGGCGTTGCACCTGATATGCTGCCTCTTGGTACTTGGTCGGCTTGCTTAATTAAATCGCACAAACAGCACCACTGTTTGACCAGTTCGACGTAACCCCCTGTCCTAATTGCGGGCTTTTGGTTCGAACTCAAAAGTTTCCTTATATGGTCCCCCTCTCATGCTGTTAATTGACTAATCAGCTTCAATTTTCCAAATGGTACTGGAAAGTGAAGTACTTCCTCTATATCAAAATATAAAACATTTTTCGACACTACGATAGTGAAGGCTGACATGTTTTTtgtctatgaaagaaaaacgTGTCGACATATATGTAGCGAATGAAGGCCCAGTTCTTTTGATGGCTTCTAAAATCCACAACTTATTTAGAGGTCGGACGGTCCAGCAGGGAGTGACTTAAGCCATAAACCACAAAAGGAATTGGGCCTCGGAAATTACCACGCCTTCGTCACCCTTAAGGGGCGGCACAAGCAACTACCGTAGCCACCACCGGTCCCGtctaccttctcctcctccgGTCTCCTCGTTGCCATCGGTTCGCCGATCGATGGTGGCGAATGTGCCTGCTCATCCTCGTTCGACACACTAGTTTTCTTTGCTTTCTTTTGTTCTTCTCCTTCTTTGACTATGTCCATTTTCAATGCCTTGACTAGATCTTGAAATTGTGTCATTGGAGAGGCTGGGTATAATTGGTACCATCTTAATATTATTATATTACCATTTGTTAAAATAGTATGGCAACAACTAAAGGATGTTCACGAAAATATGAGTATATTTTGGGGGTTTTGGGACTAAACCCGATAGTTTTATTGAGGAATTCACAATAGCGCCACTGCGACATCATTGATGATTTCATCATGATGTCACCATCAGTGCAATGACACCCCATCAAATGGAGCTGGATGTTTCACCTGTAGGGTGGTGTAGCGAGCGTTCACGCCATAGAATTCCCAAATTTTTAAATATACAATTAGCGAAAAACCTACAAACTGAAATGAGGCTTCAAAATTCCAAATGATTAAAGCCAGTCTTGGGAGCTATGATCCATTTGTGAGTACACACACTTTCCACTATTAAACTCCTGTTTCTCCCCACTTTATTCAAACCACAACTTGGTGGGACAAATGTGCATGCCACAAGTGGTCTTTCTCTACCTTTTTCTTAATGATGTTTTTTACTGAACTTGTCTTGCATACTTCGACAGTTcctccctctctctttctctgtCTACAAACTTGAAATATATTTTTTCTTGGTTGTGTCTTGCACAGCACCTGTGTTGTTCTAATAGGAGGTCCAAAGTCAAAGTAGTGAAAAGGGCACCCCAAAACCCGGGCGACCCTATGAAATGGACAAGAACATGTGTCTTGTGAGCCGTGCTCGTTCCATCATAATTAGTACGCTCCGGTTTTGGTCGCTCTCGGCAGATTAACTAACTTAAACATTTCTGGTACAATCTTGTCATGCATAAATATACATATTGCATGCATGTGTGGAGCCTCCTTGCCCTCAGATTGTGCCCCAACCCCAGCCCCTTTTCATTTCTCTACTAGTTGAACATGCACCACCTTCTCCTCCTCACACCTTTTCAGATGTTGTCTAGCTAGGGCGCTTGACCAGCCTGACCGGCCTGGCCTGACCCCATCCTGCATTTCACAAACCAACATATGCCAAATTCACACACAAGAGAAGGAGAGAAGAGATGGGGTAGGGGAAGTCAAGGTCATGAGATAAGATCTCTCTTGTCATGCATGCAATCTACATCTACACACATGCTTATGTATAGTTGCACTCGTAGAAGCTAGGGCCTTAGATGCAAGAATTGCACCACCAGATGCAGCTTTCCATAAGAATCCAACTTCACCATTGTTCTCACGAGGGAGGGGAAGTCAAGGCTTTGTAAACTCCAAGAACATCCTTTTCAAGATGCTCCCAACTAAGAAGATTTAAACACCATATTCAGTGGATCAATCCATTTGTTTCATTACCATTCACAGATGTAAGTTCCCCCTAAATTATTGTAATAGTACGATGATTTTGGTTTCAAAAGTCATACGCAATTAGATAATCGTGTTTAATTTCTCGAGGAAAAATTAGGTGGGTAAAAAGCAGTGCCGATCCACGTCAACGGTTCTTTTTCATCAGCCTCACATGGCACACACTTAACAGTCGGTTGCGAGTGCTGTTAATCGCACCATTACCTCGACGTTCCTTTCAGGTTaagctccctctctctctctctctctctctctctctctctctctctctcaatgtCCTTTTTTGACTCCATAAAGCCATGGATTAGGCTCTAGAGAATGGCTCTAGAGAGACATGAAAGGGATAGTTCTCTTGTTTCCTGATTTAATATCGTCACTCCTTTCGATTTGTTCTGGTTTGAAGCTCGGCACCGGCACGCACATGCGCACTAATTCGTAGAATGTCCAGTAGGGATAAAGAATCAGCATAAATCCAATGGGTTTGTAGGGATAATGATCCTTGTCCAAGCATTTGTCTAGCTCATTCAGGCAAAGCAAAGCTTCACTAGGGAAAAGGAGTCAAAGAGGGCCCTCCCCTCATGTGAGAGTCACTCAAGGTTGCATGCATGGAAACAAAGAAGCATAATTAACAGGAAGTGGTGGCATAAGAAAGAGTGCCTTGTACACATCTCACACTATTGTTTTATCTTGTTTTGAGGGCAAGCTAACCACTCCATTTGAATGTTTCTTGGTACATGCAAGAGGAGGCAAAATTTGATGGTTTAGAGTCTGAGTGGTCAAGACGCGTTAACTTTGACCGCTGATGATACACACAAGACTACTTAGATCGATGATATGGAAACCATACCGTTAGATTGATACGAGAAATACTTTCAAAAGATAAAAATATGTACTTTTATTAAATTTATTATCTATGGAACCAATGGTTGAAGCGGCTAATGTTTTAGCGAAGACAAAGTTTTACTTACTTGTATGTTCGTGTCGAGAACATCACCAGCATATGTTGATGAACTTATTGTGGTTAATGTTTTAAAGCATCTCCAGCAGGTGCCAAAAAATGCCTCACGCGCTAAAAACCATCGTTTTTGTGCGTCGGGGATAAAAAACAGCTAAAAGCGTTATCTCAGACGCTGTAAAATAGAGCGCGCACAAAAAACTTTAACACACGCGCTAAAAGCGTTATCCCAGCCTGCAAATTCTGGGTGCCAGATTGTGCGCGCCACAAAATCTGGGCTGCTGCAGGTGGGGCCGCCGGATTGGGTGCCGTGTTTTTATGCATCTGAAAAACCTCTTCGTCACTCCCGCGCGCAAAAAGACTATTTTGACGCTGTAAAAGAATTATACCGCGCCAAGGCGAAGcgcgcctgttggagatgctcaTAGGGAAGACAAAGGGGCAACTTTCTCCTATGTTCATTCTAGTTTGCACGTATTGCGCAAGCAAGCACATGGACACATAAGAAAGCAAAGCCATATGGTCAGAGTGTAAAAAAGCACATAATTGTGTAGCATTTTGGCATGTATCATAATAGCTATTGTAGGACTAGTATCTTGGAGCATAGATTGTAAATTGTCTCTTTCAAAACAAATAGATTACAATTCTTCAAAAGGCTTGATGCATAGGTAGGCAAGCtctcttctttcccttcttttCTTGTCAGTGGCAGGCATCTTTACACCATCTTATTAGTTTGCAATACTTGGTACCCAGTAGTAAATCATCAAAGCATGCAAGGCAGTATGCCCAACTAACATAGATGCCACAACAAGCTATACATGTAGGGCCATATAATTGAAGAGTTTGTCTTGGCAGGGGCTTCAATCGGCTCTGGCTTCACAACTAGTGTGTCATATACTCATATGCTGGTTGATTAATTTGGAGTGGACTAGAATCATGACAAAGATAATCATATCTGAAAATGACACTAATTAATACTTAATTGCAAGGATTGTAGCATGCATAATACTATTCATAAATGAATTGTGTGCATGAAAACTAAGAGTAGAACATTCTAACTTCCAAGTGTTATTTTCTAGCAACACATACACAGACACATATATATAGCTATATGTTTGACTGGCACAACATTCTCCTCCTCATCTCTTTGGTCCTAAGGTTAGGGCACACAAATCCAAACACAAGGTGCATACATACAAACATGCAGTGAGCTTTCCATTCCATTCCCTCCTTTTACTCCTAGAATTAAACAAGTGTACTGCAGCGCATGCATGTCACTCCCCTCCCCTACCACGCCATCTCATCCACAGTGCTCTCACTCCTAGCTTCTCCCTCCTCCGAGCTCCCCATTTAAATACCACCCTGCCTCCCTCCATAGTGAGCACTACCCACACTACACACTAGAAGCTCACAGTCTCAGCAACCACCCCCTCAACATCATCAACCTAAGCTAGCTAGCTCACACCTCACAGCGCAAGCTAGGCTGGAGCAGTAGTATAGTAGCCAGCCAGCCTCACTTCACTTCAGTTCTGCCATGagcatccgcagcagcagcggcggcagcggcggcggccatgCCTCCCAGATGATGGCGTTCTCGGAGCATTCGCTGCCGAAGCCGATCGCCGGCCACCCGCAGCCGCAGCCGTCCCCGCCGTCGTCTCCGAGCGAGAGGCCGGCGCCGCGTGGCAGGCGGCGCGCGCAGGAGCCCGGGCGCTTCCTGGGCGTGCGCCGGCGGCCGTGGGGCCGGTACGCGGCGGAGATACGCGACCCGACCACCAAGGAGCGGCACTGGCTCGGCACCTTCGACACGGCGCAGGAGGCCGCCCTGGCCTACGACCGCGCCGCGCTCTCCATGAAGGGCGCGCAGGCGCGCACCAACTTCGTCTACGCGCACGCCGCCTACAACAACTACCCGCCCTTCCTCGCGCCGTTCCACGCGCAGCAGCAGCCCGCCGCCTACGCGTCCTCGACCATGCCGTACGCCGGCCAGCAGCACGCGGCGCCGCACATTGGCAGCTCGTACCACCACGGCCACGGCCACGGCGGCCTCGGCTACCACCAGCAGGGCCCGGGCGCCGGTGCGGGCGAGTGCTCCATGCCGGTGCCCAATGCCGCCGATCACGGCGCCAGCAGCCCGATGGACGTGCGCGGCAGCAGCGGCCACGACTTCCTCTTCCCCAGCGCCGACGACAACTCCGGGTACCTGAGCAGCGTGGTGCCGGAGAGCTGCCTCCGGCCCCGCGGCGGCGACCTGCAGGACGCGCGGCGCTACTCCGTGTCCGACGCCGACGCctacgggctgggcctccgggaGGACGTGGACGACCTGGCGTCCATGGTGGCCGGCTTCTGGGGCGGCGCCGACGCGGCGTACGGCGGGTTCGCCCCCGCGAACGGCGGCGGCCACGACATGGTCGCCTCGTCGCAGGGCTCCGACAACGGCTACTCCCCCTTCAGCTTCCTCTCCCACTGAAACAACAAATGCACCAGCCAGCATTGCTCTCAGTGCTCTGCTGTGATCACCATCGATCGACCATAGCTAGGTAGTAGTGTTTGTTTGGAGAGTTGGATCGATCGATCAGTCACAGTACGTGGCAGCAGTAGAAGATcgatcgacgaagaagaagagtGGCTTGTTTGGGTGCCCTAGCTTAGCGGATGCTCACATCCATGTACTTAGGCTCTTTCATTTAGCAGCACTATTACTACGTACCAGTACTAGTAACTTTTCATGCATGCACGAGTGACATGCTTAAGTTATCTCTCTCTCTAAACTTATTACAGTCTCTCTCTAATTAGTTAGTCCTGTGGAATTAAAGTGGCGGATCGAGAGTACTCGAGAGGCTCGAGAAAATGTAGTACGCAAACGCATACTGTTGTTGATCCTTGAAAGTTTCAGTTTTGGATTGTAGTTTTGTTGGATTCAGATAGGCCGGCCGGAGGAACATGTCAAGTACGTACTCTCCTACGTACTTACCTGAAGGGAGAAGATAAGGGGAATAGTACACGGACCACGTACTAATGTGGTACTACGCCTTGACAGTTCAACGGAAAGGTAGATGTTCACGGACAAGTGTCAAGCAGGCGACCTCCTTTTTTTTCTTGGGTCGCCAGGTACTTGGTGCTGATTCTAGGGTACGTCACGGTCAGACCCATCCATCAGAGGGCCATGCACAAAATGTATCCTCTTCTATGCTGGTGCAGGGCTTATATAtaaaccctttcatttcctccgTAGCTTGCTTGGATTTGTTGGATCGGAAATGTTCTTATTAATCAATAGCAATACAGTACAGTACAAAATGCGCATGTAACCATTTGAATTTATTGGACAATCAAACAAAGTATATCACACAAAGAACAAGCAATTGGGTTCAAGTCCTAAACTTGGCACAGATGCTCGCATTTTGCTAGATTTTTTTTAAGGAACATTTTGCTGGATTTATTCCAAACATTCCGACGATATTTATTCAGTAGGAGAGATGTTCCCATCGACAAAGAGGTGCTTGTAgtgacttcgtcaatctcaagattTACCAGACCACTCTCTCGGAGGTGCTTATAGGGGTAGTCTACGCGCAGCCCATGCGTTCATTCTCCATGATGATGTCTATTTCTAATTTAATTGGCAGTGCAACATAGAAAATAAAGGATATTGTGATATTGTTAACAACAAAATGGAAAACGAGAATATGAAACCAAAAATCTTGGAGATTATATCAGCATATGTGGCCAATGGAGTGGGGGTGCACTACAAGAAAGAACAAACTCCCGCCCCCCGTCGACGCCGTCCATAGCGGACACCATGCCTGGCAGGTGTTCGGTCAAATGCCATTGAACTTATTTCCAAATTTCATGTAGTTTTTTAGAGTAAGAAGGACGGCGGGGTACTCGCTGAAGGAGGATGGGTTGTTGTGTGATTCGTGGCTGGCCGTATCTGCGTACTTCGTAggcaggaggggggggggggggggtctttcggCAACGTGCATGGTTGGTCTCATGCCCGAAAACACACTGCACCCTATGACATACACATAATCCATGAACATAGTGTCAAGTCCTTAGCCCGACGAAAATATGTGATTCTGGGTTGTTAGACAGTCTCTCTTTATTTTTGCAACGAATTTTCACTCGAGAGCTCCTCGCATTTGGCACCAACTAACGATGTAGCGCCCAACATCTTGGGCCACGGTTCAACACTTGTTTCGCCAACTGGCTTCACTCGATCCGTCAATTATGCACAACTTCTTTTTCAATCATTTTCTACGCTGCTACTTTGCTGATTTAGAAAATAAAACCGATCAGTGTTTTTCTTCAACAGTTGATGAATTGGTGAAATCAAAAAAATGGTCACAAATTTTAAGAATAGTTTGCAAGTTTAAAAAAACATGAATTCAAAAGGTTCATTaattaaaaaaagttcatgaatttgaaaaagtaCACAAAATCAAAAAACaacaaattttaaaattttcatgaATCAAAAAAGGATCACAATTTTTAAACATTTCATGGTCTCAAAAAGTGAATGAATTTGAAAAATATATTAATGAAACTGGAAAAGTTCATgtattcaaaaaaagttcatggattcaaaaaatgttcgtgtatTTGAAAGAATTCACgcatttgaaaaaaaagttcatggattcaAAAAAAAGATAATATCTTTTCAAATGAaaacaaaaattaaaaaatgaagATGAAAATGAGGTCCTTATCTCTGGTAGCTCGACAGTGGAGGCGCATTGGGTTGCCCCTCTCTTGAACTGTCAGCTTGGCTCCTTCCCTTTCATATACTTAGGGCTTTTGATTTCTCCTCTCAAGTTATGTTCTAGGCATTTTGCCCCTACTCTATTCAAGGTTGGTAATACAGTCATCACGTGGCGTGGCAGTTATaattcttctgctggtaaggttTGCCTCATCAACGCTTGCGTCCCCCACCCCTCACAATGTTCTTGATCTGGTTctatttgttggggaacgcagtaatttcaaaaaaaaatcctacgcacacgcaagatccatctaggtgatgcatagcaacgagaggggagagtgttgtccacgtaccctcgtagaccgaaagcggaagcgttatgacaacgcggttgatgtagtcatacgtcttcacgatccgaccgatcctagtaccgaaagtatggtacctccgcgatctgcacacgttcggctcggtgacgtcccacgaactctcgatccagttgactgtcgagggagagcttcgtcagcacgacggcgtgatgatggtgatgatgaagttactgacgcagggcttcgcctaagcactacaacgatatgaccgaggtggaatctgtggaggggggcaccgcacacggctaagacaactgttgagggagtcctggactaacgggtcctcgggcgtccggcctgttagccatgggccggactgatgggctgtgaagatacgaagacagaagactctctacgtgtccggatgggactctccttggcgtggaaggcaagcttggcgatccaatatgaagattcatttctctgcaaccgactttgtgtaaccctagatccatccggtgtctatataaaccggagggttaggtCTATAGGACCGAATACTCATTatcgtagtcatacaggctagacttctagggtttagccattacgatctcgtggtagatcaactcttgtaatactcatgttcatcaagatcaatcgagcaggaagtagggtattacctccatagagagggcccgaacctgggtaaacatcgtgtcccccgtctcctgttaccatcgatcttagacgcacagttcgggaccccctacccgagatccgcctgttttgacaccgacattggtgctttaattgagagttccactgtgtcgtcctcaaaaggtttgatggctccttcaatcatctacaacaacgaTGTCCAAGAGGAaatcttcctccccggacagatcttcgtgttcggcggcttcgcactgcgggccaactcgcttggccatctggagcagatcgatagctacgcccctggccaccaggtcagatttggaagcctGAATTACAtcgcggacatccgcggagatttgatcttcgacgGACTCGAGACCGCGGCGGTCTCTCCCTGTCACCTCGATGATCATGACTTAGATCTGTCATCgaaccatacccaggagatagctcctgtaactgcCCTGGCCTTAGATCCTGAGCAGATCATgtcatccgaggacgggaagctcaaccccgccacggaggctgcAAACCCCGCGGCGtcagagccgcacacagactcaacCTCGAGTGATATTTGTGTCATCGGAAccccggactcgtttccggctatgagttctgaaccatgtgcgtccgcggACGCCAAGCCTGATCGGTCATCGGTcgtcgaattcagcgccgcggacatcttccagcactcgccctttggcgacgtgctaaattcactGAAAAACCTATCCTTGGCGGGTGactcagccgaattatatccggttcgaactggaggctgatgacggagaatttcgtttcccacccaccacccacttcatagccattgTTGAAGACCTAACGGACGTGCTCGATTATGACTCCGAAggcatcgacggcatggacgacgatgccggagaagaggatacccaaaacccgccgttcaccggacgatggacggccacttcctcatatgacgtctACATGGTGGATACGCCAAAAGATAATAGCGGCGACGACAAGGAAAACCCAGTGGAGGAGGCCCCCCCTAAGATACAACGAAAGCACcagcgtcagcggcgccgctctcaATCGCGCCTcagcaaagacagcaacaccgacacaggagacgacaacactccggatggtgccgaagacataGAAGACCCcgatgaacaaactgccgaacagggcaatcgggaagatgggcaagacaaccctgatgagcaggccatagacgaagactcggaggacggtagttatcatccgctctccgaggaggaggtgagccttggcaacgaggagttcatcgtgcctgaggagcctctcgagcaggagcgcttcaatcgccagctaatagccactgcaaggagcctgaaaaagaagcagcagcagcttcaagctgaccaagatctgctcaacgacagatggacggATGTCCTGACAgccaaagaatacggcctcaagagcccaaccaaaagttacccgaagcgcaaactgctacctcagttcgatgatgaggcgtcGGAGCCCGTGCCATCATTGCGCAACGCGGCTGATCGACCACCACGTGGttgggataaagcggcaactcaagcagAACACCAGAcagccccacctcgccgtaagggcagagataaaacagctcggggttacacatatgaccttcggcatgACCTGGACAgcagagcaggacatacaagatcgatctacggatcgcgaggacgtgccttgacacacgacgacggctatctattcggacgtgacaaacctagtcacgcccgggccgaaaaccgcagacggactccatcagagctacatcgcgacgcggcccgatatagaggcgccgcacatcctctttgcttcactgacgaagtaatggatcatgaattcccagaagggtttaaacccgtaaatatcgaatcatacgatggaacaactgatcccgctgtatggatcgaggattttattctccacatccatatggcccgcggagatgatctccacgccatcaaatacctcccactaaaactcaaagggccagctcggcactggttaaacagtctgcctgaaaattctattggcagctgggaggacttggaagaagccttccttgacaacttccaaggtacatatgtccggccaccagatgccgatgacttaagtcacatagttcaacagcctgggAAGTCAgctaggaaattctggactaggttcctaactaaaaagaatcagatagtcgactgtccggatgccgaagccctagcggcctttaaacaaagcatccgtgacgaatggctcgcccgccacctcggccaggaaaagccggaatccatggcagccctcacggcactcatgatccgcttctgtgcgggtgaggatagctggctggctggTAGTAAAAATACGGCCACTGgcgcaggcccctccgaggccaaaaacagcaacgacaagctccgacgcaatagacacaaacgccgaagcaatggcgacaataccgatgacactgccttcaacgctggattcagcggctccaagtacggtcagcggaagaagccgtataaaagaaacaatcagggaccatctagcttggaccgcatactcgaccgtccgtgtcaaatccatggcaccccagacaaaccagccaaccataccaaccgagattgctgggtttttaaacaagccagcaagttaaatgccgaaaacaaggaaaagggatcgcagagcgaggacgatgacgacgaGCCCCTGCAGCAGAACACAGGGGGATAGAAGAagttccccctcaggtcaaaatggtgaacatgatatatgctacacacatccccaaaagggagcgcaagcgcgcactcagggacgtctatgcgatagagccagtcgcccc contains:
- the LOC109778251 gene encoding ethylene-responsive transcription factor FZP produces the protein MSIRSSSGGSGGGHASQMMAFSEHSLPKPIAGHPQPQPSPPSSPSERPAPRGRRRAQEPGRFLGVRRRPWGRYAAEIRDPTTKERHWLGTFDTAQEAALAYDRAALSMKGAQARTNFVYAHAAYNNYPPFLAPFHAQQQPAAYASSTMPYAGQQHAAPHIGSSYHHGHGHGGLGYHQQGPGAGAGECSMPVPNAADHGASSPMDVRGSSGHDFLFPSADDNSGYLSSVVPESCLRPRGGDLQDARRYSVSDADAYGLGLREDVDDLASMVAGFWGGADAAYGGFAPANGGGHDMVASSQGSDNGYSPFSFLSH